The DNA sequence TTTTATGGGAGGCCCGTATGAGACAGCTTGAAAATGGGTTGAGTGAACGGACGCTGGCTTTTGAGCCTGGTTTTGAGGTGCACGGTGAGGTGGTGTGTCGCACGTTTCAGCCGTCGTATGTCGTCACGCGCAACGGCGTGTTGATCGCCTTTTGTCAGGGCAGGTTGCGCGGCGGTCGCGACGACGATCCAAAGGTGATTCTGACGAGCAGGAGCAGCGATTGGGGCGCGACGTGGTCGCCAGCGAGGGCTGTTTCGGGACGGATCACCCACTACGCGGTGTCTGCGTATCTTTCCGAACGAGATGGACGCGAGCGCGTGTCCGTTCTGTCTATGGTTGATTTGCGGGGTACGGAGAATATTTACGACAAGGACTATGGCGAGATGCGGGCGCAGTCCGGTATCGATATCGACGCCGTGGGGCGCGATACGCCTATGGTTCTTTGCCGGTTTGATTCGGATGATGATGGCGATACCTGGACTATGGAGACGTTGCTCGGGGACCGGTCGCCTCTGAATCACCGCTATTCCGATGGGACGCTGATTATGTTCAATGCGGTGGGGCAGGTTCACGCGATTTCTGAAGGTCCATATCGGGGGCGGTTCGTTCTGGGCGGACCTGTTACTGTGGTGCCCGAGGGAGAGGCCGTTACGAATTATTTTCGCAACCATCCCCAGTCCGGTTCTGCCGTTATCTACAGCGATGATCAGGGCGAGACCTGGCGCGTGGATGGCTTTATTACGGATTATCTTGCCAATGAAGCTTCCGCTGTGTCGGTTAACCGCGGTGAGGAATTGTTGCTCGTTCGCAGGCTGAATTCGCGCGGTATGCTCGAATCCCACACCCCTCTCGCGGATGTGCGTCCCGGTCCTGTGCAGCGCATTGCCCATACTTCGACGGATTGTGGCAAGACGTGGTCCAGGCCCTTTCTCGTCGATATCAGTGGGGTGCTCTGCCACGGCACACTTGCCCGGGGCGGGAGGCGTCTGCTCTTTTCTATTCCCAATGGCTCCGGTCTGCCCGAATCCGAGCGGCAGCACGCCACAGAGCGCCAGCGCGGTGCGATCTATTTTAGTGACGACGAAGGTCAGACATGGCGCCACAAGGTTATCGAGCCGAAGACTTTCTCGTACAGTACCGTTGGTCCTCTCAATGAATCCCAGTATATCACGCTCTACGCATGCAGTTCCATGGGGCAGGAGGGCGTCGGGTGTCGGGTGTTTGAAGATGCGTGGCTGGATGCTTAGAAGGATATAGGGGGTATGTTATGATTGGCGAATCTGAAATTTCACAATTTGAAGAGGTCGGAGCGGTCACTATCGATACGCCTTTTAGCAAAGCGCGGTTAGATAGCGTTTCGAGGGTTTTTGATCGGATGCTGCCGTTTGAAGGCCCGGAAGATGGGAAATCGGCCCAGTATCGTGTGGGGCAACGGTATTTTCTCGAGCCTGAATTGCTGGATCTGATCCAGGATCCGTTTTTGGAAGCTGTGGCGAAAAAGACATTGGGGGCCGATGCTGTGCACTTTTTTAATGCGTTTATTGTCACTTCCTATCCACAGCCTGGCGCAATATTCAGTTTTTCCGAACATGTGGATATTAAATATAGCCTGTCAGACCTGGATGCTACACCCAAACAGATGCTTTGCAGTTGTCTGCTCTGGTTGAGCGATGTGACGGAAAAACGGGCACCTCTCATGTACCGACCCGGTAGCCACCGTTTGATTGCAGAGGATGTGGAAAAGCATGGGACTTATATTCAGAATCCAGTCCCATTTCGAGATCTTCCCGAGATGCCTTTTGCAGATCCGGTTCCTTTGCTCGCAAAGGCGGGGCAGATGACGGTTTGCACCACGGCCCTGGTCCACGGCGCGTCTATCAATATTGATACGTTTCCCCGGAAGGTAATGTTTATTGTGTTTAAGCCCGCAGGATATACCATTGATGCTAACATGAAAAGCATAGAAGTCCGAGAACAATATTATCGCGAGTTGAGAAATCATTTGCGTGAAGATCGATTGGGCATTCTCAAAATGAACTGATCTTCCTCGTGCTCTCATTTGGCTTTCGATGATGCAGCGTTATCCAACGAGTGCTACATATCCCACCTTGCCAATTCCATCCACCGCGTCATCTCTTTTTGTGCTTCATTAAATCGTTCGCGGATCTCTGGCGGAAGACATCTGTGGTATCCATTTGGCGGCTCGCGCATCATCACATTATAGTGTGCGTGTGTGTAGTTGAAATACAGATTGGATCGCACTGGCTCTGTGGTCTTGGGCAGTCCATTGTGGATGACGGTCTCGGAAAAGAGTAAGACATCGCCTGCCTTGCCCGTTACTGCGACGGCACCCGGAAGATCCAATCCCTGATATTCCTGCCAGCTCAGATCAAAATTGCTCTTGTGTGAACCCGGTACAGCCACCACGCACCCGTCTTCGGATCCATTATCTGTTAAAAAATATACGGTATTGAGCATTCGAGAGCGAATATCGCCGTTTCGATAACTGTAATCCGTCGTTGGCACGCCGCGATGCCATCCCCCCTGTTGCGCGCCCTTGAATTTAGAAATCGACCAGGTGTTGATGAGTTGTGGTTCGCCCATAAATGCCTTCAGATAAGGCACGACTTTCGGATGTGCGATCATCAGGTCAAAAACGGGATCAAGCCGTAAGAGACCGTTCAAACGGATCTGCAATTCTCGACTCTTATCACAGGTTGGTAGTGGTTTTGGTCTGCCAAAAGTGGGTGCAGAAGCCATCCACTCATCTTTGTATGTCCGGCTTTCCAAATCAGACAGGACATTCAGAGTGGTTTCACATTCTTCGGGTGTCAATACGTTGCGCAGGATCAGAAAGCCACTCAGGTCAAAATGGAACCGGTGTTCGATTGGTATATTATCTGCCATATTTGATGCTCCTGTTATCTTCATTTCAAGCCGAACAACAAGCGAACGTATAGAACGATTGAAAAATCTAAATAAATGTAGCTTTGTGAACCAATGGCTGCAAGATGAATTTCCACAACTACAGGCTTGATATTATGCTTAAAAAGTTAGATTTTTATTGCTAAGGATAAATTCTCGGGATATTTTTGTGCTCATTTCTGTTCCCAATCTGCCTGTTGTCATTGAATTTGTGCGTGCTGCCAATCACCGAAACCATCTTCGAACCCTTTTTGTCTGAGAAGACGAAGGTGCTCAGTTTTTACCACTTTATGAGCTCACGGCTTGGAGTCTTGGATGTCCGGATCAGTTGATTGCCACTGCACAGGTCGTTGATGATGAGCTTTTTGTCGTGGCTTGTGACCATACCCTGTTCAGAGTTGGCTTTGAAGAAATGCCAGCACTCAAGCGTATTCCAGAAGAACAGCGTTCTTCATTTACTCTCTCCAGCGAAGGCAGTTATATTCACTGGCCTGAGGCTGATGTACATATCGACCTGGATGTTGTTCGCTACCTGAAAGATGATATGTGGCGGGAGAAAAAGGATCGGGAAAGATTGATGTCTGACATTCGGTTCGGGGAGGCGGTTGCCGCATTTCGAAAACAATGCGGGCTTAGGCAAGCCGATATTCATGGCCTTTCGGAACGCCAGGTGCGCAGGATCGAAAAGGGAGAACGGACAAAGGTGGATACGCTGGGGATTCTGGCAAGAAGTCACGGATTGTCCCTGAAAGCATATCTGGATAAAATCGCCGAAATACTTTCTGAAGGTGGTGAGGTTATCTCCAAGGTCTCGACCTCGATTCCGCAAGACACCATAGACTTAAGTGGGGAGCAGATATGATCAAAAATGAGAGACAATATCGGATCACCAAGGCCCAGATGAGAAAGTTTGAGGGCGCTTTGGCGGAGCTGGCTCAAACTAAAGATAAGAATATTCATCCTCTACTTCAGAAAGCTCATCAGGATGCATTGCGAAGTCAATATGAGGAACTCCGTATGCAGTTGGAGGAATACGACGCGCTTGTAGGAAGGTAAGCGCGATGTTCTCGAACATCTTTCACTTGCTGATCTTCCTCGTGCTCTCATTTGGCTCTTGATGACCCAGCATTTTCTTTCAACAGGTTGATTTGCGAGGACAGGGCTTCTTCGAGATTTTTTGCGTTCATCCGCTGTAGAATCTCCTGTTCGTATGCGGGCATGAGAGGCGTTTGAATACCGTTTGCTTTTGCATTGATCAGGTAGCTAATGCCATCTCGTCCCTGGTCTTTCTTTTTTAAGCTGACGCTTTGAATAGCCAGCTTTGCCAGGTGTGCTGGTGTCAAGGGTTGGATATTAGCGGCAATTCGGGCGTAATAAACCACATTGATGCCCTTGAAATTTTCCAGCGGTTCCGCGTACACCTTATTATCACCGGGGTTTGCATGGGGTTGGTAAATTTTTCGAGTGTCAAAACAGTTCGTTTCCCGGCGCCAGAGCATATTTTTAGCTTCAGTTTCAGATATGCCGTCTCTTAATATTAGGATAACGCCTTTAACAGAAGCACCACCCTCGGCGACCGGAACTAAAGTGGGTGCATAATTGCGGCTTCGGCTCTTCCGGGCGAATTCAACCATAAATGGCGTATTGAAATCTTTGATTTTTGCAGCCGTGTTCGGGCCAAGTTCTGGACCTGGATTGTCTATTAGAGAACCGTAGGCCAGAATACCGATTCGTTTCATGTTCAGATCCCAATCTGTCTGTTGTGACTGAATTTGTGCGTGCTGCCAATTACCGAAACCATCTCCGAATATGAAAACAGACCAATTTCCATCGAAAGTCCCATCCTTCCCAATTGGATCTTATAACCTGCGCGGAATAAAACCCGAGGACGCACGCTCTCTCTACCATTTTATGTCTGATAAAGAGGTAACCCAATTTACAAGCTTACATGCAGAAACGCTTGAAGAGGTCCAATCATGGATTGAACTTATGATTGAGCAGTTTGAAAAGAAACAATCGATTTATTGGGTTATAACCGAGGATAATCGTGCCATTGGTCGATGTCACTATATTTATCTCGAGGCTACACATTCAAGAGCCGAAATTGGATACTACCTCGCAAAAGAGTACTGGGGCTGCGGAATTATGACAAATGCTGTCGCTGCAATTGTAGAATACGGTTTTGAACACCTCAAATTGAATCGAATCGAAGCAAGGTCAATTTCCAGGAATTATGGTTCTACACGCGTCCTTGAAAAAGTCGGTTTTTCAAAAGAAGGTACACTGAGGCAACATACTTTTAGAGCCGGTGAGTTTTTCGATGTTGAGGTGTTTTCGTTTTTAAATGCAGATTGGCAACAATCGAGGAACCCTTTATAGCACAAGACTGAGACTGAGGATCGACACTTCTGGATAGTTTGAGAAATCTCTGCTCAATCTCTATTAATTTTGGACACGACACTAAAGAAAAATGGGTTGCGCATAAATTAGCGTAACCCATTGTTTTTAATGGTGGGCGATACTGGACTTGAACCAGTGACCTCTTGCATGTCAAGCAAGCACTCTAACCACCTGAGCTAATCGCCCACCCAATTTAATTATTGTTTTTATGAGTTTCTGGAATGCTCTTTTTGAGGCCGTTTCTACAAAATCCGGAGATGTGTCCTCTAATTTTCCCGGAGAGTAGTATGTCCGTCCTCATTGGGTTTGAAATGTATATGAACCGAAGTCGAATGTCAAACGAAAAGGCGTCAAGGCCCAAAACTCTCTCTACAGATATTTTATATCGTTCATTTGGTCAATTGGTAGATTTTAGGTCCGGATTTTGTATCTTGGATGTGTACAATAACATGAGTATATTTTGTTCTAACTGGACTTGAACCGTTTTAGTGGATAACTTATCTCTTTTAGAGAAAGGAATTCAGAAACGGAGGGAAAGTGAAAGATGGATGAAAAAAAACTCTTGGAACGAATTACGATCAACCCGAAGATCTTTAGGGGTAAGCCTATTGTTCGAGGGCGTCGGCTTGCCGTTGAACATGTCCTTGGCATGCTCGCAGCAGGGGATACCCCCGAGGTGCTGCTTAAAGGTTATCCCTGGCTGACACATGAAGATATTCAGGCCTGCCTCCTGTATGCCCGAAAGGTGATTGGGCACGAGCGTGTTGAACCAATCCGACCTGCTTCTGCGGAAGTGTGACAAAAGAGTTTTCCGATAAGAGGGATAAAAGTGACGGGGAGACATTGACTTAGCGATGCCTCCCCGTTGATTTTTAAAGGAATCCCAATATGCAAATTTCACGTGGTGCTCTTGACGGTCATCGCCACCGCGCCCTTATCTCAACAGAAGGATTTGTGTTATGAAACCATCTATGTTTCTCACCATAGCTGCTTTTGTTTTCTCTACCGTTGGTGTGGCTCCGGGTGCCGAAGTCCCTGCGATCCCTGCGTTTCCCGGTGCCGAAGGAGCCGGTGCTCAAACCGTTGGTGGTCGAGGTGGTCGCGTCATTGAGGTTACCAATCTCAACGACAGTGGTCCTGGCAGCCTTCGCGCCGCCGTAGAAGCCACTGGGCCCCGCACCGTTGTCTTCCGAGTCGGCGGCACAATCCATCTTCGCAGTCCACTCAAGATCAGTGAGCCTTATATCACCATTGCTGGCCAGACCGCTCCTGGTGGGGGCATCTGCCTGGCCGACTATCAGCTCAGCATTGATGCCGACGAGGTTATTGTGCGCTTTCTGCGTGTTCGCCTTGGCGATACTTCGGAAAAAGATATGGACGCCATCGGCAGCCGGTATCATAAGAATATCATCATCGACCACTGTTCAGCCAGTTGGAGTGTAGATGAATGCGTTTCTCTCTATCGCGGAGAGAACGTCACCGTCCAATGGTGCCTGATCTCAGAAAGCCTCCGAGAATCGACGCACATAAAAGGTGCCCACGGCTTCGGTGGCATCTGGGGTGGCAAGCGCGCCAGTTACCATCACAACCTTCTGGCACACCACTCCAGCCGCAACCCGCGTATCGCAGGTGGTGAGCCCTTTGTCCAGCTTGTCGATCTGCGAAACAATGTCATCTATAACTGGGGCTACAACTCCTGCTACGGCGGCGAGGGCGATGTTCGCATCAATCTGGTCAACAATGTTTACAAACCCGGTCCTGCAACCCGCAAAAACGTGCGCGCCCGTCTCACCAACCCTTATGAAGGTGATGAAGGTCCCGAAGGGTTGGAGCGTTGGTGGGTCGCTGGAAATCTCGTTATGGGTGCTCCCGACGTCACTGCTGACAATTGGCTCGGCGTCCATCCCGGTAATGATCTTCCTATCAATCATTTTCGTGCCGACGGTCCTTTCGAGATCGCACCGATACATACGGATTCCGCCGCACGCGCTTACCAGCGCGTTCTGGAACACGTCGGTGCCATCCTCCCGAGCCGTGACACGTACGACAAACGTATCGTCGCCGAGGTAGAATTCGGCACGGCCACTTACGGTGGTTCGTATGGCGGAGGTTCAGGCATTATCGACTCCCAGAAAACGGTTGGTGGCTGGCCCGAATTGGCTTCCGGTCAACCACCTGCCGACACCGACCGCGATGGTATGCCTGATGTCTGGGAGAAACGTTATGCACTCAACCCGGCTGATCCTGCAGACGGCCCAAAAGACCGTGACAACGACGGCTATACCAATCTTGAGGAATATCTCAACGCTACAAATCCCACGGTTTATATTGATTATAGTGATCCGGCCAATAATCGCTTTAGTTGGGACATCGAATCGACCGAGTGAGCGTGTCAGTTCAAGCATTCGGGTTCTTTACTGGAGGTGTATATGTCAAAACCCAATATCGTTTTCATTTATTCGGATCAGCATCGCGGTGATGCGGTGGGGTGCGCCGGGCATCCAGTGATCAAAACACCACATCTGGATTGCCTGGGGTCCGAGGGAGTGGTGTTTAGTCAGTGTTATACCAATGGGCCGATTTGTATGCCTGCGCGAGCGACGATGATGACAGGGCAGTATGTGCGGGAACACGGTGTTTGGCAGAATATCGTTGAGGCCGATCAGCGCGGTCCCAGTCATGTGCGAAATGTACGCGACGCGGGCTATCATACTGCCTTGGTGGGCAAGACCCACTTATATACGCACACGGGCGGAACAAAAAGTCAGGAAAAGACGGCAATATTGGAAAATTGGGGGTTTGTAGATATTCAGGAGATGCACGGTCCACACGCATCGGGGGTGAACAAATCGCAGTATTCGGATTATCTCGAAGCATTGGGTTTGTGGGAGACGCATCGAGACTACGTGGTCAGGTCAAAAACGCGCCTGGAAGAGGGCAGGGCACGGGCCTGGGAAGATCCGCCCTGTCCATTGCCTTCTGAATGTCATCTGGATAGTTATACCGGGCGTACTGCTG is a window from the Gemmatimonadota bacterium genome containing:
- a CDS encoding phytanoyl-CoA dioxygenase family protein is translated as MADNIPIEHRFHFDLSGFLILRNVLTPEECETTLNVLSDLESRTYKDEWMASAPTFGRPKPLPTCDKSRELQIRLNGLLRLDPVFDLMIAHPKVVPYLKAFMGEPQLINTWSISKFKGAQQGGWHRGVPTTDYSYRNGDIRSRMLNTVYFLTDNGSEDGCVVAVPGSHKSNFDLSWQEYQGLDLPGAVAVTGKAGDVLLFSETVIHNGLPKTTEPVRSNLYFNYTHAHYNVMMREPPNGYHRCLPPEIRERFNEAQKEMTRWMELARWDM
- a CDS encoding GNAT family N-acetyltransferase, which produces MKTDQFPSKVPSFPIGSYNLRGIKPEDARSLYHFMSDKEVTQFTSLHAETLEEVQSWIELMIEQFEKKQSIYWVITEDNRAIGRCHYIYLEATHSRAEIGYYLAKEYWGCGIMTNAVAAIVEYGFEHLKLNRIEARSISRNYGSTRVLEKVGFSKEGTLRQHTFRAGEFFDVEVFSFLNADWQQSRNPL
- a CDS encoding DUF433 domain-containing protein, with product MDEKKLLERITINPKIFRGKPIVRGRRLAVEHVLGMLAAGDTPEVLLKGYPWLTHEDIQACLLYARKVIGHERVEPIRPASAEV
- a CDS encoding DUF2442 domain-containing protein — translated: MIATAQVVDDELFVVACDHTLFRVGFEEMPALKRIPEEQRSSFTLSSEGSYIHWPEADVHIDLDVVRYLKDDMWREKKDRERLMSDIRFGEAVAAFRKQCGLRQADIHGLSERQVRRIEKGERTKVDTLGILARSHGLSLKAYLDKIAEILSEGGEVISKVSTSIPQDTIDLSGEQI
- a CDS encoding sialidase family protein, with translation MRQLENGLSERTLAFEPGFEVHGEVVCRTFQPSYVVTRNGVLIAFCQGRLRGGRDDDPKVILTSRSSDWGATWSPARAVSGRITHYAVSAYLSERDGRERVSVLSMVDLRGTENIYDKDYGEMRAQSGIDIDAVGRDTPMVLCRFDSDDDGDTWTMETLLGDRSPLNHRYSDGTLIMFNAVGQVHAISEGPYRGRFVLGGPVTVVPEGEAVTNYFRNHPQSGSAVIYSDDQGETWRVDGFITDYLANEASAVSVNRGEELLLVRRLNSRGMLESHTPLADVRPGPVQRIAHTSTDCGKTWSRPFLVDISGVLCHGTLARGGRRLLFSIPNGSGLPESERQHATERQRGAIYFSDDEGQTWRHKVIEPKTFSYSTVGPLNESQYITLYACSSMGQEGVGCRVFEDAWLDA
- a CDS encoding phytanoyl-CoA dioxygenase family protein yields the protein MIGESEISQFEEVGAVTIDTPFSKARLDSVSRVFDRMLPFEGPEDGKSAQYRVGQRYFLEPELLDLIQDPFLEAVAKKTLGADAVHFFNAFIVTSYPQPGAIFSFSEHVDIKYSLSDLDATPKQMLCSCLLWLSDVTEKRAPLMYRPGSHRLIAEDVEKHGTYIQNPVPFRDLPEMPFADPVPLLAKAGQMTVCTTALVHGASINIDTFPRKVMFIVFKPAGYTIDANMKSIEVREQYYRELRNHLREDRLGILKMN
- a CDS encoding pectate lyase produces the protein MKPSMFLTIAAFVFSTVGVAPGAEVPAIPAFPGAEGAGAQTVGGRGGRVIEVTNLNDSGPGSLRAAVEATGPRTVVFRVGGTIHLRSPLKISEPYITIAGQTAPGGGICLADYQLSIDADEVIVRFLRVRLGDTSEKDMDAIGSRYHKNIIIDHCSASWSVDECVSLYRGENVTVQWCLISESLRESTHIKGAHGFGGIWGGKRASYHHNLLAHHSSRNPRIAGGEPFVQLVDLRNNVIYNWGYNSCYGGEGDVRINLVNNVYKPGPATRKNVRARLTNPYEGDEGPEGLERWWVAGNLVMGAPDVTADNWLGVHPGNDLPINHFRADGPFEIAPIHTDSAARAYQRVLEHVGAILPSRDTYDKRIVAEVEFGTATYGGSYGGGSGIIDSQKTVGGWPELASGQPPADTDRDGMPDVWEKRYALNPADPADGPKDRDNDGYTNLEEYLNATNPTVYIDYSDPANNRFSWDIESTE